A portion of the Mesobacillus jeotgali genome contains these proteins:
- a CDS encoding DinB family protein → MIHDIKEYVKYLDGIHKRTMQYVKVIPNDFLEWKPSEDKFSIGDLLRHIASSRLMFLGIFEHGTWTYTGHDIGKGAFLEDISYYLEASHIKLKEGLLKIGNDVLAKKVLTLQGHEVSGWRILMAIPEHEIHHRGQISAYLQMNKIDPPQIFGLKIEQVKTL, encoded by the coding sequence ATGATTCATGATATAAAAGAATATGTAAAATATTTAGATGGTATTCATAAACGAACGATGCAATATGTGAAAGTAATACCAAATGATTTTTTAGAATGGAAACCTTCTGAAGATAAATTTTCTATAGGTGATTTATTGCGGCATATAGCATCATCACGATTGATGTTTCTTGGTATATTTGAACATGGAACGTGGACATATACAGGGCATGATATTGGTAAGGGAGCATTTCTTGAAGATATTTCATATTATTTAGAGGCCTCTCATATTAAACTTAAAGAGGGTCTGTTAAAAATCGGCAATGATGTGTTGGCAAAAAAGGTTTTAACTCTACAGGGTCATGAAGTTAGTGGATGGAGAATACTTATGGCAATTCCAGAACATGAAATCCATCATCGTGGACAAATCTCTGCGTATTTACAAATGAACAAAATTGACCCTCCTCAAATATTCGGATTAAAGATTGAGCAAGTAAAAACATTATAA
- a CDS encoding amino acid ABC transporter ATP-binding protein encodes MNTVIDIQHLNKSFGTHEVLKDINFSVNKGEVVTIIGSSGSGKSTLLRCINLLEKPSGGEIIYNGENILDDKHDIPTYRRHLGMVFQQFNLFNNHNVLKNCTVGQIKVLGRSKDEAEKVAMKYLKVVGMDKYINAKPKQLSGGQKQRVAIARALSMEPDVLLFDEPTSALDPEMVGEVLKVMKELAVSGLTMLIVTHEMEFAKEVSDRVVFMDKGVIAEEGTPEQIFNDPQQDRTREFLKRTLSVAY; translated from the coding sequence ATGAATACAGTAATTGATATACAGCATCTTAACAAGTCGTTTGGAACCCATGAAGTTTTAAAAGACATCAACTTCTCGGTCAATAAAGGGGAAGTCGTGACAATCATTGGCTCCTCTGGATCTGGTAAATCCACTCTTCTTCGCTGCATTAACCTATTGGAAAAACCAAGCGGCGGGGAAATTATTTATAACGGAGAGAACATCCTGGACGATAAGCATGATATTCCAACGTATCGCAGACATTTAGGGATGGTATTCCAGCAATTCAACTTATTTAATAACCATAATGTCCTGAAAAATTGTACAGTAGGCCAAATCAAAGTATTAGGCCGTTCAAAGGATGAAGCTGAAAAGGTAGCAATGAAGTATCTTAAGGTTGTTGGGATGGATAAGTATATTAATGCCAAGCCAAAGCAGCTATCCGGAGGACAAAAGCAACGTGTGGCAATTGCCAGGGCACTGTCTATGGAGCCGGATGTTCTGCTGTTTGACGAACCAACTTCTGCTCTAGATCCAGAAATGGTTGGCGAAGTTCTTAAGGTAATGAAGGAGCTTGCTGTATCTGGCCTTACGATGCTGATCGTAACGCATGAGATGGAATTCGCTAAGGAAGTATCTGATCGTGTTGTTTTTATGGACAAAGGGGTTATTGCAGAGGAAGGAACTCCTGAGCAAATCTTCAATGATCCGCAGCAAGATAGGACTAGAGAGTTTTTGAAACGTACTTTGAGTGTGGCTTATTAA
- a CDS encoding 2-keto-4-pentenoate hydratase → MLDYRVLAEYLLKAEKQKQAVSCISDKVEHFNLEMGYRVQQELVKSKVESGNRVTAYKMGLTSQAKMKQMKVDTPIYGYIFDYMDVPDKGQIRMEDFIHPKVEAELAFILGEDIEGTNVTGEQVLERTQWILPALEIIDSRYENFRFKLPDVVADNTSASRVIFGNRLFQPQDFAVDSIGVSMSLNGEIRASGVSSAVLGNPANSVALLAKMLYEEKKEKMKKGSVILTGGITEAVLLKKGDHVITEYEGMGEVSFQVL, encoded by the coding sequence ATGCTGGACTATAGAGTTCTTGCTGAATATTTACTTAAAGCAGAGAAACAAAAACAAGCCGTTTCTTGTATATCAGATAAGGTGGAACATTTTAATCTGGAAATGGGATATAGGGTGCAACAGGAGCTTGTAAAAAGTAAAGTTGAGTCTGGTAACAGGGTGACGGCTTACAAGATGGGTCTTACCAGTCAAGCAAAAATGAAGCAAATGAAAGTTGATACCCCTATATACGGGTATATTTTTGATTACATGGACGTTCCCGACAAGGGCCAGATCCGAATGGAAGATTTTATCCATCCAAAAGTGGAGGCGGAGCTTGCCTTTATTTTAGGGGAAGACATTGAAGGGACAAATGTTACAGGTGAGCAAGTATTGGAAAGAACCCAGTGGATACTGCCTGCCCTTGAGATCATTGACAGCCGGTATGAGAATTTTCGGTTTAAGCTGCCCGATGTGGTTGCGGATAACACATCTGCATCACGGGTCATTTTCGGGAATCGTTTATTCCAGCCCCAGGACTTTGCCGTTGATTCAATTGGTGTATCTATGTCATTAAACGGTGAGATAAGAGCAAGCGGAGTAAGTTCAGCAGTTTTGGGAAATCCGGCTAATTCTGTAGCGTTATTAGCCAAAATGTTATATGAAGAAAAAAAGGAGAAAATGAAAAAGGGCTCTGTCATTTTGACAGGGGGAATTACGGAGGCTGTGCTATTAAAAAAAGGGGACCATGTTATAACGGAATATGAAGGAATGGGTGAAGTCTCATTTCAAGTTCTATAA
- a CDS encoding NAD(P)-dependent alcohol dehydrogenase: MKAIVCDKYGSPDVLELKEIEKPLPTENQVLVKIHSSSMNFGNLVLLKGKPFLARFVFGLTKPKYSIPGGDIAGTVEAVGKDVKLFQAGDEVFGDLSGCGWGGFAEYVTVPECALALKPTNISFEEAAATPMAGVTALQGLRDKGKIKAGQKVLIYGASGGVGTFAVQIAKSFGAEITGVCSTRNLEILRSIGADYIIDYKKEDFTQEEGVYDLILGVNGSNSIFAYKRVLKQNGNFVHVGGSESQYFQTLFLGPFISMTGGKKISNLLQRANPKDLNYVKELLETGKVKPIIDKRYKLSEVTEAFKYFQEGHAQGKVVITI, translated from the coding sequence ATGAAAGCGATAGTTTGTGATAAATATGGTTCACCCGATGTACTTGAATTAAAAGAGATTGAAAAACCTTTACCCACCGAGAATCAAGTATTGGTAAAGATTCATTCATCATCTATGAACTTTGGTAACTTGGTTCTTTTGAAGGGCAAACCCTTCTTGGCCCGCTTTGTCTTCGGACTAACGAAACCAAAATACTCTATTCCAGGGGGTGACATAGCTGGTACAGTTGAGGCTGTCGGCAAAGACGTTAAGCTATTTCAGGCAGGTGATGAAGTATTCGGCGACCTTTCTGGCTGTGGCTGGGGTGGTTTTGCTGAATATGTAACTGTCCCTGAATGCGCTTTAGCCCTAAAACCAACCAATATCTCCTTCGAGGAAGCAGCTGCGACACCTATGGCAGGTGTGACTGCCTTACAGGGACTACGTGATAAAGGTAAGATTAAAGCGGGACAGAAAGTATTGATTTATGGGGCATCAGGTGGTGTCGGCACTTTCGCGGTACAAATTGCCAAATCATTTGGGGCTGAAATAACAGGTGTATGTAGTACACGAAATCTAGAAATATTGCGTTCAATAGGAGCCGACTATATCATTGATTATAAAAAAGAGGATTTCACACAAGAAGAGGGGGTTTATGATTTGATTCTTGGTGTGAACGGTTCTAATTCCATTTTTGCTTATAAACGTGTATTAAAACAAAATGGGAATTTCGTTCACGTAGGAGGTTCCGAGTCCCAGTATTTTCAAACGTTATTTCTTGGACCTTTTATTTCAATGACTGGAGGCAAGAAAATAAGTAATTTGTTACAGAGAGCAAACCCAAAAGACTTAAATTATGTAAAAGAATTACTTGAGACTGGCAAAGTAAAGCCAATAATTGATAAACGCTATAAGTTAAGTGAAGTAACTGAAGCATTCAAATATTTTCAGGAAGGTCATGCTCAAGGTAAAGTGGTAATTACTATATAA
- a CDS encoding alpha/beta hydrolase produces MNSSMLYELRTPSKVEPDKTYPALFVMHGMGSNEQNMLSLVAGLEEKFYIFSIRGPLSQPPGFAYFTIQGYGKPHREVFDQGISQLTNFIDHAAGRYPIDQERLYLLGFSQGAIVSMTLGLALGKRIKGIVALSGYIPGFVKEEYTIQPVDHLSLFISHGEFDNVLPYEWGVESKEFFEGLKSQVTFKAYQEGHTVSIKNQQDFTKWLLEDVD; encoded by the coding sequence TTGAATTCATCTATGCTTTATGAACTTCGAACACCATCAAAGGTTGAGCCCGATAAAACCTATCCTGCACTTTTTGTCATGCATGGAATGGGGAGTAATGAACAAAATATGCTTTCGTTAGTAGCTGGGTTAGAAGAAAAGTTTTATATTTTTAGTATTCGCGGGCCACTGTCTCAACCGCCAGGTTTCGCCTATTTTACGATACAAGGCTATGGAAAACCGCACCGGGAAGTTTTTGATCAAGGAATCTCACAGCTGACTAATTTTATTGATCATGCAGCCGGACGATATCCGATTGATCAAGAACGCTTATATTTGCTTGGATTTAGCCAGGGAGCTATTGTATCCATGACACTTGGCTTAGCACTTGGCAAACGCATCAAGGGGATAGTTGCTTTGAGCGGATATATACCAGGATTTGTAAAAGAAGAATACACGATTCAACCTGTTGATCATCTTTCCTTGTTTATTTCTCACGGAGAATTTGACAATGTTTTGCCCTATGAATGGGGAGTAGAAAGTAAAGAGTTTTTTGAAGGGTTAAAATCACAAGTAACTTTTAAAGCCTACCAAGAAGGTCATACTGTTTCAATTAAGAACCAACAGGATTTTACCAAGTGGTTACTTGAAGATGTAGATTGA
- a CDS encoding dioxygenase family protein gives MMPALFVAHGAPLLAIQNNEYTQFLNSFGKELPRPKAIILFSAHWESSLQQVSNVEDYRTIYDFGGFPEELYRIQYPAKGNGTIAKEITELLTEQGVPFEVDSTRGLDHGAWVVLRLMYPDADIPVISMSVNPSLTPEEQYQIGRSLSTLREKDVLIIASGGTVHNLGALRMVSNNQTVDQWAIDFDRWLEQHITNWDLESLFKYDSLAPNAKMAVPPYGNEHFIPIFYAMGAADQVKSAKLLHRSYQYGNLSHSVWQFGESK, from the coding sequence ATGATGCCAGCTTTATTTGTTGCCCATGGAGCACCTCTATTGGCAATTCAAAATAATGAATATACTCAATTCCTGAATTCGTTCGGCAAGGAACTGCCCAGGCCTAAAGCAATCATTTTGTTTTCAGCACACTGGGAATCATCTCTGCAGCAAGTTAGTAATGTAGAAGACTATAGAACGATTTACGATTTTGGAGGATTTCCAGAAGAATTGTATCGTATTCAGTATCCGGCTAAAGGTAATGGAACCATTGCAAAGGAAATTACAGAGTTGTTAACTGAACAGGGAGTGCCTTTTGAAGTGGATAGCACACGCGGCTTAGATCATGGGGCATGGGTAGTTCTTAGGTTAATGTATCCTGATGCTGATATCCCTGTCATTTCAATGTCTGTAAACCCCAGCCTTACACCTGAGGAACAATATCAAATTGGACGTTCTTTGTCAACATTAAGAGAAAAAGACGTTTTAATCATTGCAAGCGGAGGAACGGTCCATAATCTTGGAGCCTTAAGGATGGTCAGCAATAATCAAACAGTTGATCAATGGGCAATTGACTTCGACAGGTGGCTTGAGCAGCATATTACTAATTGGGATTTAGAATCCTTATTCAAATATGATTCATTAGCTCCGAATGCGAAAATGGCTGTTCCGCCATATGGAAATGAACACTTCATACCAATTTTTTATGCAATGGGTGCCGCAGATCAAGTAAAAAGTGCAAAGCTGCTTCACCGCAGTTATCAATATGGAAACCTCAGCCACAGTGTATGGCAATTTGGGGAGTCCAAGTAA
- a CDS encoding tautomerase family protein translates to MPIIQITMLEGRDQKTIETCMKNIARTVQKSLGVPLTSIRIVVNEVPKNRFAVGDTLKSEMQE, encoded by the coding sequence ATGCCGATTATTCAAATAACCATGCTGGAAGGCAGAGATCAAAAAACCATTGAAACATGTATGAAGAATATTGCCCGTACTGTGCAAAAATCACTTGGAGTCCCATTAACAAGCATTCGCATTGTAGTGAATGAGGTTCCAAAAAATCGTTTTGCAGTGGGAGATACACTAAAAAGTGAGATGCAGGAATAG
- a CDS encoding DoxX family protein — protein MENKYEVSILILRIVLGISFFVHGLAKFQGGIENTVGWFGSIGLPGFLAYGVAFIEIVGGIALVLGLFTRIVSIIFILLMVGAIIKVKLAAGFLGNGQMAGYELDLAYLAMAVSIAITGSKAYALDSFIGKGQKAEKAIHVL, from the coding sequence ATGGAAAATAAATACGAAGTAAGTATATTGATTTTGCGAATAGTCTTAGGTATTAGTTTCTTCGTTCACGGATTAGCAAAATTCCAGGGTGGGATTGAAAATACAGTTGGATGGTTTGGCAGTATTGGTTTACCAGGATTCCTTGCTTATGGCGTTGCTTTTATAGAAATAGTTGGTGGTATTGCCCTAGTACTTGGCTTGTTTACAAGAATTGTTTCAATCATATTTATACTATTGATGGTTGGGGCAATTATAAAAGTGAAATTAGCTGCAGGATTCTTAGGGAACGGACAAATGGCTGGATATGAATTGGATTTGGCATACTTGGCAATGGCAGTTTCTATTGCGATCACTGGTTCAAAGGCTTATGCACTAGATTCATTTATTGGTAAGGGACAAAAGGCAGAAAAGGCAATACATGTCCTTTAA
- a CDS encoding helix-turn-helix domain-containing protein → MDIGTKIRAIRNRKKITIAQMCEGTGLSKGFISNVENNNTSPSISTLSTIAEFLGVPLPYLLLEKKQHMRVIRKEARTNSSFHNLKIEHLASKGGLRTMIVEFPPGASIGEPHSHEGEESHLVLKGKILAEQGEDSFIIEEGDSFSWNASVPHYVKNIGEEKAVVFISIYADTELKDVL, encoded by the coding sequence TTGGATATTGGAACAAAGATCCGAGCCATACGAAACAGAAAAAAGATCACGATTGCCCAAATGTGTGAAGGTACAGGTCTATCCAAAGGCTTTATAAGCAATGTTGAAAATAACAATACATCCCCTTCAATTAGTACATTAAGTACCATTGCTGAGTTTCTTGGGGTTCCACTCCCCTATTTATTATTAGAAAAGAAACAGCATATGCGTGTCATTCGCAAAGAGGCAAGAACCAATTCTTCTTTTCACAATTTGAAGATTGAACACCTGGCTTCAAAGGGCGGACTAAGAACAATGATCGTAGAATTTCCTCCAGGGGCTTCTATCGGAGAACCACATTCACATGAAGGGGAAGAAAGTCATTTAGTACTGAAAGGGAAAATCCTGGCAGAACAAGGAGAGGATTCGTTTATTATAGAAGAAGGAGATTCTTTTAGCTGGAATGCCAGTGTTCCCCACTACGTTAAAAATATCGGAGAGGAAAAAGCCGTGGTCTTTATCTCAATTTATGCTGATACTGAGTTGAAAGATGTATTATAG
- a CDS encoding methyl-accepting chemotaxis protein, with amino-acid sequence MKKLSWKIALVTAIGMIVVLAGMIGIIFKNNNDTVERSISGYSVSIAESLAAKVDTDLYEQFLNNPSETDTYWTLRERLNEARELTGAFYVYTVGVEDKQPVILIDGQPAGSEVASPIGEATSTTSYADIQPVLEGKSTSKEIVEDKKYGDYLSAFAPIKNSAGEVIGIIGIDVDARKVGTITHEVNLSVLPVIIGFMVVLVVAIVAILTIFLNKSLRPIGVLMEASNEMAEGNFVNAQNALHGIKVKGKDEIPQLLASFEKMALNTSEMIHDIKHSANQLLSAANKLGHEMGGIHESSGTIVHSIQHVASATDIQLESSMETTKAMDEIAIGVHRIAEAASEVSESSVSVTEQAKEGYSELESVIGRIEIVKESVELSSETVLTLGKKADEIKTIVALITGISEQTNLLALNAAIEAARAGEHGKGFAVVSQEVRKLAEESKNSAARIEELLNTFRITIEAAVESMNKSVNEVKLGTSSIQNTGHKFIGMLQSIEAVSAEIEEVSAVTEQLSAGAEEISSTVNEFTRLLKETASASKEAASSTDVQADSIGEIAELTTSLRDLSQKLENSVKKFII; translated from the coding sequence ATGAAAAAGCTAAGCTGGAAAATTGCCCTTGTCACTGCCATCGGAATGATAGTGGTTTTGGCAGGGATGATTGGCATCATATTTAAAAACAACAATGATACGGTTGAACGCTCTATTTCTGGTTACAGCGTGAGCATTGCGGAAAGCCTGGCTGCCAAGGTTGACACTGACTTATATGAGCAGTTTTTGAATAATCCGTCTGAAACCGATACATATTGGACACTTAGAGAGCGTCTAAATGAAGCTCGTGAATTGACAGGTGCATTTTACGTTTATACTGTTGGCGTTGAAGATAAGCAGCCTGTAATCCTAATTGATGGCCAGCCTGCAGGTTCCGAAGTCGCCAGTCCAATTGGAGAGGCAACCTCAACTACCTCCTATGCGGACATTCAGCCGGTATTGGAAGGCAAGAGTACGAGTAAAGAGATAGTAGAAGACAAGAAATATGGCGATTATTTAAGTGCTTTTGCGCCGATTAAAAATTCCGCCGGAGAAGTGATTGGGATAATCGGTATAGACGTGGATGCCAGGAAGGTGGGCACAATTACACACGAAGTTAACCTTAGTGTACTTCCAGTTATTATCGGCTTTATGGTGGTGTTAGTTGTTGCAATAGTTGCTATTCTGACAATTTTCTTGAACAAAAGCTTACGGCCCATTGGGGTTCTGATGGAGGCCTCCAATGAAATGGCTGAAGGAAACTTTGTAAATGCACAAAACGCTTTGCATGGGATAAAGGTAAAGGGCAAAGATGAAATTCCGCAGCTTCTGGCCTCTTTTGAAAAAATGGCTTTGAATACTTCGGAAATGATCCACGATATCAAACATTCCGCCAATCAGTTATTGTCTGCAGCCAACAAGCTTGGCCATGAAATGGGTGGAATCCACGAGTCATCAGGTACCATCGTACATAGTATCCAGCACGTTGCCTCAGCTACCGACATACAGCTGGAATCGAGCATGGAAACTACAAAGGCAATGGATGAGATAGCAATCGGGGTCCACCGTATCGCGGAAGCTGCTTCCGAAGTTAGTGAATCTTCCGTTTCGGTAACTGAGCAGGCAAAGGAAGGCTATTCCGAACTAGAGTCCGTCATTGGCAGAATTGAAATTGTTAAAGAATCTGTGGAATTGTCCTCTGAGACCGTCTTGACCCTGGGTAAGAAGGCAGATGAAATTAAAACCATCGTCGCCTTGATTACCGGAATTTCTGAACAGACGAACCTGCTTGCGTTAAATGCAGCAATTGAAGCAGCAAGAGCGGGAGAACATGGAAAGGGATTCGCGGTTGTTTCGCAAGAAGTACGGAAACTGGCAGAGGAATCAAAGAACTCAGCAGCCAGAATCGAGGAATTGCTGAATACATTTAGAATAACAATTGAAGCCGCTGTTGAGTCGATGAACAAAAGTGTAAACGAAGTCAAGCTGGGGACGAGTTCGATCCAAAATACCGGCCACAAATTCATTGGCATGCTTCAATCCATCGAAGCAGTAAGCGCAGAAATTGAAGAAGTTTCTGCGGTGACTGAACAACTATCGGCGGGGGCTGAAGAAATTTCTTCTACAGTGAACGAATTTACTAGACTGCTCAAAGAAACCGCATCTGCGTCAAAAGAAGCGGCCTCCTCGACAGACGTTCAGGCAGACTCAATCGGAGAAATTGCGGAACTTACGACTTCCCTGAGGGATTTGTCACAAAAACTGGAGAACAGCGTTAAAAAGTTTATAATTTAA